One window of Papaver somniferum cultivar HN1 chromosome 9, ASM357369v1, whole genome shotgun sequence genomic DNA carries:
- the LOC113310934 gene encoding DNA gyrase subunit B, chloroplastic/mitochondrial-like, with product MVLLKPRPFAIRFLISASLRSRCRSLSSSSSVFCNVSRSPLLSKNRASLCTGGVGSSGFLVRNAAVSTRAFMSTPTAAEAVHESSGSKAYGSEQIQVLEGLDPVRKRPGMYIGSTGLRGLHHLVYEILDNGVDEAQAGFASRIDVVLLADNSVSITDNGRGIPTDFHPATKKSALETVLTVLHAGGKFGGASSGYSVSGGLHGVGLSVVNALSEALEVTVWRDGMEYKQTYSRGKPVTSLSCHELPAEMGARQGTCIRFWPDKEVFTTSIEFDYKTIASRVRELAFLNPELTIALRKEDIDPEKAEHNEYCYAGGLIEYVKWLNTDKNPLHETVGFRKQIDGITIDVALEWCSDGYSDTLLGYANSIRTVDGGTHIEGVKAAITKTLNNLAKTSKVIKEKDISLSGEHVREGLTCVVSVKVPNPEFEGQTKTRLGNPEVRKVVDQSVQEYLSEYLELHPDVLDSILSKSLNALKAALAAKRARELVRQKSVLKSSSLPGKLADCSATDPAEAEIFIVEGDSAGGSAKQGRDRRFQAILPLRGKILNIERKDEAAMYKNQEIQNLILGLGLGVKGEDFKKEALRYHKIIILTDADVDGAHIRTLLLTFFYRYQKALFDEGCIYVGVPPLYKVERGKQAHYCYDKEELERIQSTFPSNASYNIQRFKGLGEMMPLQLWETTMDPERRVLKRMVVEDAAEANMVFSSLMGASVDVRKQLIQDSARKIKLDDLDI from the exons ATGGTGCTCCTGAAGCCTCGTCCCTTCGCTATTCGATTTCTCATCTCTGCTTCTCTACGTTCTCGGTGTCGTTCtctttcatcatcttcctcggtaTTCTGCAATGTCTCTCGTTCACCACTCTTATCTAAAAACAG GGCGAGTTTATGTACGGGAGGAGTGGGTTCAAGTGGGTTTTTGGTGAGAAATGCTGCTGTTTCTACTAGAGCTTTTATGTCTACGCCCACAGCTGCAGAAGCAGTACACGAGAGTTCAGGTTCCAAAGCTTATGGTTCCGAACAGATTCAG GTATTGGAAGGCTTAGACCCCGTCCGGAAAAGACCAGGAATGTACATAGGAAGCACCGGGCTACGCGGATTGCACCATTTG GTTTATGAAATATTAGACAATGGTGTAGATGAAGCTCAGGcgggatttgcatccaggatagaTGTTGTCTTACTAGCAGATAATTCTGTGAGCATCACTGACAATGGTCGTGGG ATACCAACAGACTTTCATCCAGCCACCAAGAAATCTGCATTAGAGACTGTTTTGACG GTGTTACATGCAGGGGGGAAATTTGGCGGTGCAAGTAGTGGCTACAGCGTATCAGGGGGGTTACATGGAGTGGGCTTATCGGTTGTTAATGCATTATCTGAG gcattagaagttaCTGTATGGCGAGATGGTATGGAATACAAGCAAACCTACTCTCGTGGAAAGCCAGTGACTTCTCTATCCTGTCATGAACTCCCTGCTGAAATGGGTGCTCGTCAAGGAACATGCATCAGATTTTGGCCTGATAAAGAAG TTTTTACGACTTCAATTGAGTTTGATTACAAAACAATAGCTAGCAGAGTAAGGGAGCTTGCTTTTCTTAACCCCGAG CTAACAATTGCTTTGCGGAAGGAGGATATAGATCCAGAGAAGGCAGAACACAATGAGTACTGCTATGCTGGTGGATTGATTGAGTATGTTAAATGGCTGAACACCGACAAG AACCCGCTCCATGAAACTGTCGGATTCAGAAAACAGATAGATGGGATCACTATTGACGTTGCCCTTGAATG GTGTTCAGATGGATATTCAGATACATTGCTGGGATATGCTAATAGCATACGGACAGTTGATGGAGGTACTCATATTGAAGGCGTGAAGGCTGCAATAACAAAAACTCTTAATAATCTGGCAAAGACGTCAAAAGTCATCAAG GAGAAAGATATCAGTTTAAGTGGCGAACATGTGAGGGAGGGATTAACATGTGTGGTCTCTGTCAAAGTCCCAAATCCGGAGTTCGAAGGACAAACTAAG ACGAGGTTGGGAAATCCAGAGGTTCGAAAAGTGGTTGACCAATCTGTGCAGGAGTATCTTTCAGAGTACTTAGAGCTGCATCCTGACGTACTAGATTCTATACTCTCCAAATCTCTAAATGCTCTCAAG GCAGCTTTGGCGGCTAAGAGAGCACGGGAATTGGTGAGGCAAAAGAGCGTCCTGAAGTCATCTTCTCTTCCTGGGAAATTAGCTGATTGCTCAGCTACTGATCCTGCAGAAGCTG AAATATTTATCGTTGAAGGGGATTCAGCTGGTGGTAGTGCAAAACAAGGCCGTGACAGGCGATTTCAG GCTATTCTTCCCTTGAGgggtaaaattctaaacattgAGCGGAAGGACGAGGCAGCTATGTACAAGAATCAAGAAATTCAAAATCTGATTCTTGGGCTTGGACTTGGAGTGAAG GGAGAGGATTTTAAAAAAGAGGCCCTCCGGTACCATAAAATCATTATTCTGACTGATGCTGATGTTGATGGTGCACACATCCGAACTCTTTTATTGACATTCTTCTACAGATACCAG AAAGCGCTATTTGACGAAGGTTGCATTTATGTGGGCGTTCCACCACTATATAAG GTCGAACGGGGTAAGCAAGCACATTATTGCTATGATAAAGAAGAGCTTGAGCGTATTCAGAGTACTTTCCCCTCAAATGCTTCTTATAACATCCAAAGGTTCAAAG GTTTGGGTGAGATGATGCCTCTACAACTATGGGAAACCACAATGGATCCTGAAAGAAGGGTACTGAAGCGAATGGTGGTTGAAGATGCTGCTGAAGCCAATATGGTGTTTTCCTCTCTCATGGGCGCCTCG GTGGATGTGCGAAAGCAGCTTATTCAAGATTCTGCACGCAAGATCAAGTTAGACGATCTCGACATTTAA